Proteins from a genomic interval of Sphingomonas sp. Y38-1Y:
- a CDS encoding aconitase X catalytic domain-containing protein, with amino-acid sequence MVQLTDAERAMLDGAQGDATARAMNLLIRYAEALGADRLVETNNIAGVPGSSTPWLKNYYKEDGGDYRAIFSRFDLDSDDVVDVPRMNAGIACHLQGGMDPMLWREQGMTDAQHDNFVYDEGQVAAHGIQVLKTCTPYLAGNVPVMGEHCAWMESSAVVFCNSVIGGRTNCEGRESTSAAMLTKRIPDWGFHRDDFRRGQHAVRVEVPVDDVFEWGMLGYFTGDAVLDTIPVLDGAIGSPSLIRHKHFGAAAASSGGVEMYHMAGITPEAPTAEHAFGGGNPGETFVYDAAARARTYERLNSVGASTDVDFVMLGCPHYSIEQIAEAAQLIEGRSVSANSALWIFTSRAVKATAGASGFTRILERAGARLMTDTCSSISQAVPPGTRVAALDSAKQVHYLPAIMGIEGWYGTTAECIDAACTSKWAGRLAA; translated from the coding sequence GTGGTCCAACTCACCGATGCCGAGCGCGCGATGCTGGATGGCGCCCAGGGCGACGCGACCGCGCGCGCGATGAACCTGTTGATCCGCTATGCCGAGGCGCTGGGCGCGGATCGCTTGGTCGAGACCAACAACATCGCCGGCGTCCCGGGCTCCTCGACGCCCTGGCTCAAGAACTATTACAAGGAAGATGGCGGCGATTACCGCGCGATCTTCTCGCGCTTCGACCTCGATTCGGACGATGTCGTCGACGTGCCGCGGATGAACGCCGGCATCGCCTGTCACCTTCAGGGCGGCATGGACCCGATGCTGTGGCGCGAGCAGGGCATGACCGACGCGCAGCACGACAATTTCGTCTATGACGAGGGGCAGGTGGCGGCACACGGCATCCAGGTGCTGAAGACCTGCACGCCCTATCTGGCCGGCAACGTCCCCGTGATGGGCGAGCATTGCGCCTGGATGGAAAGCTCGGCGGTCGTCTTCTGCAACTCGGTGATCGGCGGACGCACCAATTGCGAGGGACGCGAGTCGACGTCGGCGGCGATGCTGACCAAGCGCATCCCGGACTGGGGCTTTCACCGCGACGACTTTCGGCGCGGGCAGCATGCGGTGCGCGTCGAGGTACCGGTGGACGACGTGTTCGAATGGGGCATGCTCGGCTATTTCACCGGCGACGCGGTGCTCGACACGATCCCCGTCTTGGATGGCGCGATCGGGTCGCCCAGCCTCATTCGCCACAAGCATTTCGGCGCCGCGGCGGCGTCGTCGGGCGGGGTCGAGATGTACCACATGGCGGGCATCACGCCCGAGGCGCCCACCGCCGAGCACGCGTTCGGCGGCGGCAATCCCGGCGAGACCTTCGTCTATGACGCGGCGGCGCGGGCGCGGACATACGAGCGGCTCAACAGCGTCGGTGCGTCGACCGATGTCGACTTCGTCATGCTCGGCTGTCCGCATTACTCGATCGAGCAGATTGCGGAGGCTGCGCAGCTGATCGAGGGGCGCAGCGTCTCCGCCAACTCGGCGCTGTGGATCTTCACCTCGCGCGCGGTGAAGGCGACCGCGGGCGCGAGCGGCTTCACCCGCATCCTGGAGCGCGCCGGTGCGCGGCTGATGACCGACACCTGTTCCTCGATCAGCCAGGCGGTGCCGCCCGGCACCCGCGTCGCCGCGCTGGATAGCGCCAAGCAGGTCCATTACCTGCCCGCGATCATGGGGATCGAGGGTTGGTACGGCACGACCGCCGAGTGCATCGACGCGGCGTGTACGAGCAAATGGGCAGGGAGGCTGGCGGCATGA
- a CDS encoding MarR family winged helix-turn-helix transcriptional regulator: MADDDDAATGANETPRRGPRSLQKRGPKPYPRAVKPAKVRTDPVEKAERHLINYHSYFEASSEDDQFFRTTRSIVTAARRWRKLANERVKVTGQTMARWETLFLVAFTGDELTQSDLAHLISVEGPTMVRMLDVLARDGLIERQQRESDRRQTINRITPKGRQVIADLMEISNGLRREVLGDIDRDKLEIALEVLSDILRKLDEIR; encoded by the coding sequence ATGGCCGACGACGACGATGCAGCGACGGGCGCGAACGAGACGCCACGCCGCGGGCCGCGCTCGCTTCAGAAGCGCGGCCCCAAGCCCTATCCGCGGGCGGTGAAGCCCGCCAAGGTGCGGACCGATCCGGTCGAAAAGGCCGAGCGGCACCTCATCAACTATCACAGCTATTTCGAGGCCTCGAGCGAGGACGACCAGTTCTTTCGCACGACGCGCTCGATCGTCACCGCCGCACGGCGCTGGCGCAAGCTCGCCAACGAACGCGTCAAGGTCACCGGCCAGACGATGGCACGGTGGGAGACGTTGTTCCTCGTCGCCTTCACCGGGGACGAGCTGACGCAGAGCGACCTGGCGCACCTCATCTCGGTCGAGGGGCCGACGATGGTGCGGATGCTCGACGTGCTGGCACGTGACGGGCTGATCGAGCGCCAGCAGCGCGAGAGCGACCGGCGCCAGACGATCAACCGCATCACGCCCAAGGGCCGGCAGGTGATCGCCGACCTGATGGAGATCAGCAACGGCCTGCGCCGCGAGGTGCTGGGCGACATCGACCGCGACAAGCTGGAGATCGCGCTCGAGGTCTTGTCCGACATCCTGCGCAAGCTCGACGAGATCCGCTGA
- a CDS encoding dihydroxy-acid dehydratase, translated as MTLRSLAANTPVRRAHWRALGLSPADMEKPKIAVVNSSSELAVCFAHLDGVARVVKDAIRAAGGIPFEVRTTAPSDFITGAAKKGSYILAARDLVTNDIEAQVEAAMLDGMVCLTSCDKTPPGHLMAAMRLNIPTLLVIGGYQASGMIDGEHVDIEDLFSGGVGAALGKPGRHSMEAMAEQAILGPGVCAGMATANTMHCVVEALGMCVPGSAPVRANSDKMFDKAREAGTRIVAMVEEGLTPRAIMTEGAFRNAAAMVLAVSGSINAIKHLQATAVEGHTDIDLFAIWEEMGRKVPILSAVRPNGEVRIEQFEDAGGARAVLKQLSSIIDLDVTTASGRTLGEDLASAEIADPAIIRPIDDPVSAGPAIAILRGSLATESAVVKLGIRDGTRPEAFTGRARVFDSTPDAMAAIKAGSIVAGDVVVLHGQGLKGGPAMGGGASHVLFAIDAAGLAKDVAFVTDGQLSGLCLKGLTVAEVAPEGAVGGAIGRVLDGDRIVIDVAARQLDLDVPADELARRPGSASNAYAVPADGYLGIYRRDVQSMATGAVLTDLDA; from the coding sequence ATGACGCTCCGCAGCCTTGCCGCCAACACCCCCGTCCGCCGCGCGCACTGGCGGGCGCTGGGCCTGTCGCCCGCCGACATGGAAAAGCCCAAGATCGCAGTCGTGAACTCCTCGTCGGAGCTCGCCGTCTGCTTCGCGCATCTGGATGGCGTCGCGCGGGTGGTGAAGGACGCGATCCGCGCGGCGGGCGGCATCCCGTTCGAGGTGCGCACGACCGCGCCGTCAGACTTCATCACCGGTGCGGCCAAGAAGGGGAGCTACATCCTCGCCGCTCGCGACCTCGTCACCAACGATATCGAGGCGCAGGTCGAGGCGGCGATGCTGGACGGGATGGTCTGCCTGACCTCGTGCGACAAGACGCCGCCGGGGCATCTGATGGCGGCGATGCGGCTGAACATCCCGACCTTGCTCGTCATCGGCGGCTATCAGGCGTCGGGAATGATCGACGGCGAGCATGTCGATATCGAGGACCTGTTCTCCGGCGGGGTCGGCGCAGCGCTGGGCAAGCCCGGCCGCCATTCGATGGAGGCAATGGCCGAGCAGGCGATCCTGGGGCCGGGCGTGTGCGCGGGCATGGCGACCGCCAACACCATGCATTGCGTGGTCGAGGCGCTGGGCATGTGCGTGCCGGGCTCCGCCCCTGTCCGCGCCAACAGTGACAAGATGTTCGACAAGGCGCGCGAGGCGGGCACGCGCATCGTCGCCATGGTCGAGGAGGGGCTCACCCCCCGCGCGATCATGACCGAGGGCGCGTTCCGCAACGCCGCCGCGATGGTGCTGGCGGTCTCGGGCTCGATCAACGCGATCAAGCATCTTCAGGCGACGGCGGTCGAGGGTCATACCGACATCGACCTGTTCGCGATCTGGGAAGAGATGGGCCGCAAGGTCCCGATCCTGAGCGCCGTGCGCCCCAATGGCGAGGTACGGATCGAGCAGTTCGAGGATGCGGGTGGCGCGCGTGCGGTGCTGAAGCAGCTTTCGTCGATCATCGACCTGGATGTCACGACCGCGAGCGGACGGACGCTCGGCGAGGATCTTGCCAGCGCCGAGATTGCCGATCCCGCGATCATCCGGCCGATCGACGATCCGGTTTCGGCCGGGCCCGCGATCGCGATCCTGCGCGGCAGCCTTGCCACCGAAAGCGCGGTGGTGAAGCTCGGCATCCGCGACGGCACCCGGCCGGAGGCGTTCACGGGCCGCGCGCGCGTGTTCGACAGCACGCCCGACGCGATGGCTGCGATCAAGGCAGGGTCGATCGTCGCGGGCGACGTCGTCGTGCTGCACGGCCAGGGGCTGAAGGGCGGGCCGGCGATGGGCGGCGGCGCGAGCCACGTCCTGTTCGCGATCGATGCCGCGGGCCTGGCCAAGGACGTCGCCTTCGTCACCGACGGCCAGTTGTCGGGCCTGTGCCTGAAAGGGCTGACGGTGGCCGAGGTCGCGCCGGAGGGCGCGGTGGGCGGCGCGATCGGCCGCGTGCTCGACGGCGACCGCATCGTCATCGACGTGGCCGCGCGCCAGCTCGACCTGGACGTGCCGGCGGACGAGCTCGCGCGGCGGCCGGGATCGGCCAGCAACGCCTATGCCGTTCCTGCCGACGGCTATCTCGGCATCTATCGCCGCGACGTGCAGTCGATGGCGACGGGCGCGGTCCTTACCGACCTGGATGCGTGA
- a CDS encoding MFS transporter gives MAEARVLDVAKLIDGRKLGPFNYKLIALSWLITVFDGFDMMMISFTAPWMRDELSLDRIQLGNIFSAGIIGMMVGGFAFAYIGDRLGRRRTIVSAAFAFGILTTATALARSYEALLILRFLDGFAIGGMLPIAWALNIEFVPSKMRSTVVTIIMMGYSLGSSLAGPVTVWLAPQFGWEGVFVFGGGCTLVCAVLLAKWLPESVRFLATKQMRPDLIARTLNDFDPTIGATANDRFVLGDERIDTGNFKVSKLFEGRLALLTPVLWIGYIASTLAVYFKANWGPLVYEDLAFSRETAAYVSSLSGVLGAMLGLLLMRFTDRFGPFAVAVYPMIAAPMLLVVGLVPLAPDRFLLLSLISTTFIGGAHFGILSIASVFYPSAIRANGGGWATSVAKLGGIGGPVIGAYVLASGLPIVRSFAILALCPAILAVSAITIATVVRRTRTPAPLPADPLPAS, from the coding sequence ATGGCCGAAGCCCGCGTGCTGGACGTCGCCAAGCTGATCGACGGGCGAAAGCTCGGCCCCTTCAACTACAAGCTGATCGCGCTGTCGTGGCTCATCACCGTGTTCGACGGGTTCGACATGATGATGATCAGCTTCACCGCGCCGTGGATGCGCGACGAGCTGTCGCTGGATCGCATCCAGCTCGGCAACATCTTCTCGGCCGGGATCATCGGCATGATGGTGGGGGGCTTTGCCTTCGCCTATATCGGCGACCGGCTGGGGCGGCGGCGGACGATCGTCAGCGCGGCGTTCGCGTTCGGCATCCTCACGACGGCAACGGCGCTCGCGCGCAGCTATGAAGCGCTGTTGATCCTGCGCTTCCTCGACGGGTTCGCGATCGGGGGGATGCTGCCGATCGCCTGGGCGCTCAACATCGAGTTCGTCCCGTCCAAGATGCGCTCGACCGTCGTGACGATCATCATGATGGGGTACAGCCTGGGCAGCTCGCTCGCCGGCCCCGTCACCGTATGGCTCGCGCCGCAATTCGGGTGGGAGGGCGTGTTCGTGTTCGGCGGCGGCTGCACGCTCGTCTGCGCGGTGCTGCTGGCGAAATGGCTCCCCGAATCGGTGCGGTTCCTAGCGACCAAGCAGATGCGCCCCGACCTGATCGCCAGGACGCTCAACGACTTCGACCCGACCATCGGCGCAACCGCGAACGACCGCTTCGTGCTGGGCGACGAGCGGATCGATACGGGCAATTTCAAGGTGTCGAAGCTGTTCGAGGGGCGGCTGGCTTTGCTCACCCCGGTGCTCTGGATCGGCTATATCGCCAGTACGCTGGCGGTCTATTTCAAGGCGAACTGGGGTCCGCTGGTCTATGAGGACCTCGCCTTCTCGCGAGAGACGGCCGCCTATGTGTCGTCGCTGTCGGGCGTGCTCGGGGCGATGCTCGGCCTCCTTCTGATGCGCTTCACCGACCGGTTCGGGCCGTTCGCGGTCGCGGTCTATCCGATGATCGCCGCGCCGATGCTGCTGGTCGTGGGGCTGGTGCCGCTGGCGCCCGATCGCTTCCTCCTCCTGTCGCTGATCTCGACGACCTTCATCGGCGGCGCGCATTTCGGCATCCTCTCGATCGCCAGCGTCTTCTATCCGAGCGCGATCCGCGCGAACGGCGGCGGCTGGGCGACCTCCGTCGCCAAGCTCGGCGGGATCGGCGGGCCGGTGATCGGCGCCTATGTGCTCGCCAGCGGACTGCCGATCGTGCGCAGCTTCGCCATCCTCGCCCTCTGTCCCGCCATCTTGGCGGTGTCGGCGATTACCATCGCGACCGTCGTGCGCCGCACGCGCACGCCCGCGCCGCTCCCCGCCGACCCGCTTCCCGCCTCCTGA
- a CDS encoding dihydroxy-acid dehydratase translates to MPELRSLAANSPSRRAHWHALGLSEADLLKPKIAVVNSSSELAVCYAHLDGVAKVVKDAIRAAGGVPFEVRTAAPSDFITGAGKQGSYILAARDIVTHDIEVQVEAALLDGMICLTSCDKTPPGHLMAAARLNIPTILVIGGYQASGAIDGEPVDLEDLWSGTIAERVGGKAKFPLEAMVPQAVRGPGVCAGMATANTMHCVVEALGMCIPGSAPVRANSDKMFDKAREAGARIVAMVQEGLLPRTILTEAAFRNAAAVTLAVSGSINAIKHLQAVAVEAGTDADLFAIWDEVGRQVPVLSAVRPNGPVRIEQFEDAGGAAATMKRLAPILDLTAQTCMNQPLGAVLDAQPDGDADIIRPLDRPISEGPSIAILKGSLAPESAIVKLGVRDPKRPDRFEGRARVFEDTPSAMAAIERQAIAKGDVVILRGQGPKGGPAMGGGASLVLFAIDAAGLARDIAFITDCQLSGLCLKGLTVAEVSPEAAVGGPLARVRDGDRIVIDVPARSLDIDVAPAELDARPWNQNYPNAATGYLAAYRRDVQPMSKGAVTIPTA, encoded by the coding sequence ATGCCCGAGCTGCGCAGCCTAGCCGCCAATTCGCCGTCGCGCCGGGCGCACTGGCACGCGCTGGGGCTGAGCGAGGCGGACCTCCTCAAGCCCAAGATCGCGGTGGTCAATTCCTCGTCCGAGCTCGCGGTCTGCTACGCGCATCTGGATGGCGTGGCCAAGGTGGTGAAGGACGCGATCCGCGCCGCGGGCGGCGTGCCGTTCGAGGTGCGCACCGCCGCCCCGTCCGACTTCATCACCGGCGCGGGCAAGCAGGGGAGCTACATCCTCGCCGCGCGCGACATCGTCACGCACGACATCGAGGTGCAGGTCGAGGCGGCGCTGCTCGACGGCATGATCTGCCTGACCTCTTGCGACAAGACGCCGCCCGGGCATCTGATGGCGGCGGCGCGGCTCAACATTCCGACGATCCTGGTGATCGGCGGCTATCAGGCCTCGGGCGCGATCGACGGCGAGCCCGTCGACCTGGAAGACCTGTGGTCGGGCACGATCGCCGAGCGCGTCGGCGGCAAGGCGAAGTTCCCGCTGGAGGCGATGGTGCCGCAGGCGGTGCGGGGACCGGGCGTCTGCGCCGGCATGGCGACCGCCAACACCATGCATTGCGTCGTCGAGGCGCTGGGCATGTGCATCCCCGGCTCCGCCCCCGTGCGCGCCAACAGCGACAAGATGTTCGACAAGGCGCGCGAGGCCGGCGCGCGGATCGTCGCGATGGTTCAGGAAGGGCTGCTGCCGCGCACCATCCTGACCGAAGCCGCGTTCCGCAACGCCGCCGCGGTGACGCTCGCCGTGTCGGGATCGATCAACGCGATCAAGCATCTGCAGGCCGTCGCGGTCGAGGCCGGCACCGACGCCGACCTGTTCGCGATCTGGGACGAGGTCGGGCGCCAGGTGCCGGTGCTGAGCGCGGTGCGCCCCAACGGCCCCGTCCGCATCGAGCAGTTCGAGGATGCCGGCGGCGCCGCGGCGACGATGAAGCGGCTGGCGCCGATCCTGGACCTGACCGCGCAGACCTGCATGAACCAGCCGCTCGGCGCCGTGCTCGACGCGCAGCCGGATGGCGACGCCGACATCATCCGCCCGCTCGACCGGCCGATTTCGGAAGGGCCGTCGATCGCGATCCTGAAAGGCAGCCTCGCCCCCGAGAGCGCGATCGTGAAGCTGGGCGTGCGCGACCCCAAGCGGCCCGACCGCTTCGAGGGGCGCGCGCGCGTGTTCGAGGACACGCCGAGCGCGATGGCCGCGATCGAGCGGCAGGCGATCGCCAAGGGCGACGTCGTCATCCTGCGCGGGCAGGGGCCCAAGGGCGGGCCGGCGATGGGCGGCGGCGCCAGCCTGGTGCTGTTCGCGATCGATGCGGCGGGCCTGGCGCGCGACATCGCCTTTATCACCGACTGCCAGCTGTCGGGCCTGTGCCTGAAGGGACTGACCGTCGCCGAGGTCTCGCCCGAGGCGGCGGTGGGCGGGCCGCTGGCGCGCGTACGCGATGGCGATCGGATCGTCATCGACGTGCCGGCGCGCAGCCTCGACATCGACGTCGCGCCGGCCGAGCTCGACGCGCGGCCCTGGAATCAGAATTACCCGAATGCCGCCACCGGCTATCTCGCCGCCTATCGCCGCGACGTGCAGCCGATGTCCAAGGGGGCGGTGACGATCCCCACCGCATGA
- a CDS encoding FAD-dependent oxidoreductase: MSEQPVNPKVQSVERTEDRILTSDLFEKRDRTLPPRNGEGTHHEPARDVPIYHQCDVLVVGGGPSGSAAAYAAAKAGADVVLLERYNHLGGLSTGGLVIWIDRMTDWTGRPVIRGFAEEVLSRLPPEGVAGPGPNQWGSQDPALAAYWQQRTAAFHGIVAWSPTIDPERLKLVSQEMLIEAGVRLVFHGWAALPIVEDGQVRGAYFESKAGRQAMMAKVVVDATGDGDMFARAGADFDNDIEPADTHHSMNTAFMLGGVDMPRWLDFRAADPERYSAFVQRGRQELGFFQAPYVSWRDDIALFLGPRQTGLSALDVDEMTEIEIRSHRFMASHCDFFRANAPGFEDAYMLQSAPQLGVRHTRRLAGVDRVERANWSSGAVHADEVGVSPSVSPKFPVISVPYGALVPRRLDGLLACGRHISCDANSHGFLREIPQCWLTGQAAGAAAALAAKAGVQPRAVDVAELQAVLRDQGVFLQDRTETTAEPARAARA; the protein is encoded by the coding sequence ATGTCCGAGCAGCCAGTCAATCCGAAAGTGCAGAGCGTCGAGCGGACCGAGGACCGGATCCTTACCTCCGACTTGTTCGAAAAGCGCGATCGCACGCTGCCGCCGCGCAATGGCGAGGGTACGCATCATGAGCCGGCGCGCGACGTGCCGATCTATCACCAGTGCGACGTGCTGGTGGTCGGTGGCGGCCCGTCGGGATCGGCCGCCGCCTATGCCGCGGCAAAGGCGGGCGCGGACGTCGTGCTGCTCGAGCGGTACAATCATCTGGGCGGGCTTTCGACCGGCGGTCTCGTCATCTGGATCGACCGGATGACCGACTGGACCGGCCGTCCCGTCATCCGCGGCTTTGCCGAGGAAGTGCTGTCGCGGCTCCCGCCCGAGGGCGTCGCGGGGCCAGGCCCCAATCAATGGGGATCGCAGGACCCGGCGCTCGCCGCCTATTGGCAGCAGCGGACCGCCGCGTTCCACGGCATCGTCGCCTGGTCGCCGACGATCGATCCCGAACGATTGAAGCTCGTGTCGCAGGAAATGCTGATCGAAGCGGGCGTGCGCCTCGTCTTTCACGGCTGGGCGGCGCTGCCGATCGTCGAGGACGGGCAGGTGCGCGGCGCCTATTTCGAGAGCAAGGCCGGGCGTCAGGCGATGATGGCTAAGGTCGTCGTCGATGCGACGGGCGACGGCGACATGTTCGCGCGCGCGGGCGCCGATTTTGACAACGACATCGAGCCGGCCGACACGCATCATTCGATGAACACCGCCTTCATGCTGGGCGGCGTCGACATGCCGCGCTGGCTCGACTTTCGCGCCGCCGATCCGGAGCGCTATTCGGCATTCGTGCAGCGCGGGCGGCAGGAACTCGGCTTCTTCCAGGCGCCCTATGTGTCGTGGCGCGACGACATCGCGCTGTTCCTGGGCCCGCGGCAGACGGGCCTGTCGGCGCTTGACGTCGACGAGATGACGGAGATCGAGATCCGCTCGCACCGCTTCATGGCGAGCCATTGCGACTTCTTCCGCGCCAACGCGCCGGGCTTCGAGGATGCATACATGCTGCAAAGCGCGCCGCAGCTCGGCGTGCGGCATACGCGGCGGCTGGCGGGTGTCGACCGGGTGGAGCGCGCGAACTGGTCGAGCGGCGCGGTGCATGCCGACGAGGTGGGCGTGAGCCCGTCGGTTTCGCCCAAATTCCCGGTCATCTCGGTCCCTTATGGCGCACTGGTGCCGCGGCGGCTGGACGGGTTGCTCGCGTGCGGGCGGCACATCTCGTGCGATGCCAATTCGCACGGCTTCCTGCGCGAGATCCCGCAATGCTGGCTGACCGGCCAGGCGGCGGGCGCGGCGGCGGCGCTGGCGGCGAAGGCCGGCGTCCAGCCGCGCGCGGTCGACGTGGCCGAGCTTCAGGCGGTGCTTCGCGACCAGGGCGTGTTCCTTCAGGATCGCACCGAGACGACGGCCGAACCGGCCAGGGCCGCGCGCGCCTGA